The DNA region GTACGCGATTCGTCGGCTGTCGGGGTGACCCCGAGATTTGAGATGACCGAGACGCTGGATGGCTGGGAGCCCGTGACACCTTCGTCTGTAAGCTCGACTGAGCTCGGAGGCGGGAAGACGCGCGACGTCTACAGTTTCCCTGTATCGGGGCTGCGTCGGTTCTTCCGCGTGCTGGTGCAGCCGTAGCTGAATATTTTAATTTGAGTTTCGGTTAACGCCTCGGCGAGGCTGTCCATAGGAAGGGTGACACAGTGCAAGATGTGACGATCACAGCGGTGCCTGAGCCTTCCCCTGCCTTTTTGCTCGGTATGGGAGGCTTGCCGTTGGCTTTGTTTCGTCACGGATAAGTTTGTTCTGTTGTTTGTTGCGTGTAGTCACCCCGGTCCGTTCTTTGCGGGCTGGGGTGATTTTTTGTGCTCTGATGCAGCCTTTGGTTGGATTTGAGACGTAGGGTGGGGGAGACGTTGGGGCATGGTGAGGACTGGGAGATTTACCGGCGTCTGAGAGTTTGTTTTTTCCCTCAGAGTGATGGCCATCAAGCATTTGTTTATCGGGGTGGTCGTTGGTTGGTCGGTGCTGGTGATTGCGTTGGTGGCTTTGGTGTGGGCATCGGGGGGGGCGCACAAGGATGTCGCTGTCGGGCAGCACCGGCGGTATGAATCGTTTCACCTGGCGGATGAATTGAGACAGAGCTCGGATGACCTGACGCGCTTGGTGCGGGCTTATGTAGCGACTGGCGACCCGCGCTATCGCCAGTATTTCTATGAGGTCGTGGCGATTCGTAATGGTGAGAGCCCCCGTCCGCAGCGTTATGAACGGTCGTATTGGGACCTGGTCGGGCGGGACGGTACCCGGCCCACCGAGCAGGGTGAGGCGAAGTCACTCGAGGATAGGATGCGTGAGCTGCAGTTTACCGACCACGAGTTTGAGTTGTTGCAGCAGGCGAGGGAGAAGTCGGATGCGCTCGCTACTGTGGAGGAAGACGCGATGCAGGCGGTGAATGGAGTGTTTCGTGATGAGGAGGGGAATTTCACCGTCCAAGCCGCACCGAACCAGCATTTGGCGATGCAGCTGGTCTATAATGATCGTTACCATCGAGCGAAGGCGGAGATCATGCGGACGATCAACGAGTTCATTGATCACGTCGATAAGAGGACATCGGATGAGGTGATGGCGAGCTTGGATCGCGAGCGTTTTTACCTCTATCTGTCGTGGCCTTTAGGGGGCTTGGCAGTGTTGGTGAGCCTGGCCCTTTTTGGTTTGATCGCGAAGTACGGGGTCGTGCCTTTGCGGCGGTTGCGGGCGGCTGTGGTGGAGTTTTCCGACGGGAAATACCATCGGCGTCCGCAGGGAGACCGTGCCGCGTTCTCTGAAGTCCAGGACTTGGCCAGATCGTTCGACAGTATGTCCGACGTGATCGTGCGTGATATTGACCACCGCAAGAAGGTGGGGCGTGAATTGGAAGTGGCGAAAAATTCGGCCGAAGCAGCATACCGTAAAGTGAAAGAGGACCTGGAGGCCGCGGCCAAAATCCAGCATGCGTTGCTGCCTTCGAATATGCCGGTTCTCAAGGGTTATAAGTTCGCCTTTGCGTATCAGCCCTGTGAGGAGTTGGGAGGAGATACGCTGAATGTGTTCCCGCTCGATGAGGATCGCGTTGGTGTTTACCTACTTGATGTGAGTGGGCACGGTGTGCAGGCGGCTTTGTTGGCCTCCACGCTGAGTCACGTGATGTCGCCGATGCGATCGGATGATTCGGTGTTGTGGCAACGGGATGTCGACGGAGGCTACACGTTGGCGCCTCCTCGGTTGGTAGCGCAGAGGCTGAATGTGCGGTTTCCGATCAACATGGAAACGGTCCAGTATTTTACGATCCATTACGGGGTGCTCAATGTACGGGAAGGCTCCTACAGGTTCATCTCCGCCGGGCATCCCGGGCCGCGGTTGGTCTCAGCCAGCGGGGACTGCCGGACTTTGGATGCGATGGGGCCTGGGATTGGATTGATCGAAGGTGCGAAGTTCGAGGAAGGGGAAGCCCAACTGGAGCGAGGGGACCGCGTTTTGTTCTTTTCCGACGGGGTTTTGGAGGCGGCCAATAGCGATGGAGAGTTGTATCAAGATGCGCAGTTGCAACGCTGTGTGAAGCGGTTGCGGAAGCATGGGCTGAAGGATTGTCTTCGGGCTCTGATTGTCGATGTCGTGGCGTGGTCGGACGGTGAGCAGGAAGACGACGTCTCGGTTGTAGCGATCGAAGTGACTGGGGATTCGGGATAAGTGGGGCGACGCATGGCCAGCCTTGGGCTAGCTGGCATCAGGTCCCTGGGTTCGTCCTTCCAATGCCCTGCGGAGGAGTGTGCGGGATCGGTGAGTGAGAGGAGCCAGACTGAGCACCACGCCACCCCCGCCCTTCAGATCAATGGTCAAATGAGGGGGCGCTTCGTCGATTTGAAGCCGCTTGATTTCGGACCAATGAATGATGCGGAAGTTGGTTGCCGGTCGCCAGAATGGAAAGATCTCAATCCCGAGGGGTGTGAGTAGCAAATAGGCGTGCACGGTGAGAAACGCTGCGGCCCAGAAACCGGCGGCCGCGACGACAGCCAGAGGGATCATCCACCACCAGGCGATGGTCGGAGTCAGTCCGGTGGCTGCCGCTTGCCAGTGGTTCACCGCGGCTACGATCAAGCCGGCCATTGCCAATCCGCCTACCGCCGCAAAGCCTGCAGCCTGTCGGGACCGGGTGAAGCGAAGTTCCTTTTCAGGTTCGGTGGGGGTGATTCTGGAGGCGGGGTTGAACATGGGAGAAGGCCAGAGGATGTGAGCGATGTCGCGACGCGTCAATCTTGGGGTTCGGTACTGTGAGGTTTGCGATGAACAGCATGAGCGGACTTGCGCCGGGCGGCCTCTTCACTAACATCAGCGCCTATGAGTGAGGGGGCTAAATCGCAATCCGGTAAGCTGAAAATTCTCCATGCGGGTGCAGCACTGCTTTTTCTAACGGTGGCCTTCGTGCAGATGAACGATCCAGATCCTTTGTATTGGATTGTCGTCTACTTGCTTGTTGCCGGCGTTGCGGTCGCTCGTTTCATGGGCCGACGCATGGACTCCGCGGTGAAGGTGGTCGTCGGGATGGTGATTGCGGGGTTGCTCGTATCGGGGCCTGGAGTTGTCGGTTATTTGACGTCAGGGGACTTTAACTCGATCTACGGACAAATGGCGATGGAGCGGCCCTACATTGAATCGGTGCGCGAGTTCCTCGGGTTGTTCGTCGCCGGGCTCTACCTTGTACTCGCAGGTGTCCGCCGATAGAGCGCAGGATTTCTGCCCGAGTGCGGCTCATCGACAGATACGTTCGACCAATCATTTGATGCCAGCCATCAAATAACGCGATGCTGATTTGTTGTCGGTAAAACCGTGGTTTGCGCGCGGATCGGGGACTTCCGTTTGGCGCAGGATTACACTAAATCAGGTGTGGTGAGGGGATCGAGCCCGCTGCCTGAGGTTCCGGGCAAGCGGAGGCTGGCATCTGCGCACGGACGTGGTGGGATGCAACGCAATTTGATGCCAGGCATCAAATGTGCGGGTGCGGCGGGAACGCTTGTGGTAGCGTGGATTTGGGGCTGAGCCGCTGGTGCGCAATTGGCGCAGAATGGGGCTAGCCGAGTTTGACCAGGTCTTTGACGAACTGAGCCCAGAGGAAGAAAAGCCCGCGTGGGGAGTAGCGGAAGAAGCCTTCACCTGCGGGACGGATGATGCCGCGGTCGAGGTTGTGGTCGACTTGCTCGCTGAACTCGATCTCCAGCTGGCGCGGGAATTCGTCATCGGCCGGGGTGACGATTTGTTCCGATGTGACGAGGTTGTCGTCGAGGAACTCGATGTGGCGGTCGATGAGCTCGTTGAACGATCGGGCTTCCGCTGCGCGCAGGGTGTGCTGGTTTGGCGGCATCACCATGCTGTAGGAGAATGGATAGTTCCACGTGCGGAAGAGCCGGCCGTCCTCAGTGCGGCTGGAGAGCGAAACGAAGAGAATGGCATGACCTGCTTGTTCGTGGAGGCAGAGCGTGGCGGTGGTGTGGTCTTCGTCGCGGTGGAAGATGCGGAAGAATTGCCGGGACTGGTCATCCTGCCAGCCGACGTTGTTCATTTGGCGGAAGCCGGCGTTGGCGATTTCCGTGGAGACTTCGTGAACCTGAGGGAACTCGGTACGGGTCGGGGGGAAACGTGAGTCGATGGACTTGCGGGTGGGCAGTCGCAGCTTGCGGATCCGGGTGAGGATTTCCAGCCATGGGAGCAGGAACCAAACCGAGAGGGAGATGAGTCCGCCGCCCCACGAGTTGCCGGAGACGAAGAATCCGATCAGAAATGAGGCGCCGAAGAAGGCGATCATCCCGAGCTTTCTGGGGACGGGGTGGCCGAAGGTGCGAAGCCCCAGGCCGAGGACGATCACGCCGATGATGTAAAGGAAGTCACTCACGTTGATTGAGAGGGAATTGCGTGGCGGATGGTAAACAAATCCGCTGATAGGTACGATACGGGAATCCTTCTGATGTGCAATTCGGCGTTTGTCTGTTTGCGGATCGCCAATTGGTGGGCAAATTGTGCATCTCCCGTCATGAACGCTGCAGAACAACTCGAACTACTCACCCGCGGAACCGCCAAGGTCATCAGTGTAGACAACCTGAAGGCCAAACTCGAGGAAGGGCGCCCATTGCGCGTCAAACTCGGAGTGGACCCGACCGCCCCGGATATTCACCTTGGTCACACGGTGGCATTTGAGAAGCTGCGTCAGTTCCAGGAGCTTGGGCATCAGGTGGTTTTGATCATTGGTGACTTCACCGCGACGATTGGTGATCCATCCGGCCGCTCCGCGACGCGTCCGCCGCTGACGCGTGAGCAGGTGTTGGAGAACGCGAAGACCTACACTGATCAGGCGTTTAAGATTCTCGATAAGGAGTCGACCGAGGTTGTGTTCAACGGTGACTGGTTCGGCAAGATGAGCTACCACGAGGTGCTTGAGTTGAACTCGAAGGTGACGATGCAACAGATGCTGCAGCGTGAGGACTTCCGCACCCGCGTGGAAAAGGGGCAGGAAGTGCGTTTGCACGAGATGCAGTACCCGATCATGCAGGGCTGGGACTCGGTGGTGGTGCGTGCGGATGTCGAGATCGGCGGGACTGATCAGTTGTTCAACATCCTCGTGGGCCGCGATTTGCAGAAAGAGCAGGGCATGTCGCAACAGGTTGTCATGCTGGTACCAATTCTCGAAGGCTTGGACGGCGTGAAGAAGATGTCCAAGAGCTTGAACAACTACGTCGCGGTGAACGATGCGCCTGATGACATGTTCGGCAAGTTGATGAGTGTTTCGGACGAGTTGATGTCGCGCTACTACACCTTGTTGCTTGGTGAGGACGTGCCGGAGATCCACCCGATGGACGCTAAGAAGCAGCTGGCGAAGCGGATTGTCTCGCGTTACCACAGCGATGCGGATGGCGATGCGGCTTTGGCTGCGTTTGAGGCGCGCTTTTCAAAGAAAGACGTCGATGCCTCTGATTGGCCTGAGTTCACGCCGCCGGCGGACCGCAAGGATCTGATCGCGGTGGTGGCGGCTGCCTATCAGAATGCCTACGATGCCAAGCGCTCGAACTCGGATGTGCGCCGATTGATCCAGCAGGGGTCGATTCAAATCAACGGCGAAAAGGTAACCGATCCGAAAGC from Sulfuriroseicoccus oceanibius includes:
- a CDS encoding PP2C family protein-serine/threonine phosphatase, which translates into the protein MAIKHLFIGVVVGWSVLVIALVALVWASGGAHKDVAVGQHRRYESFHLADELRQSSDDLTRLVRAYVATGDPRYRQYFYEVVAIRNGESPRPQRYERSYWDLVGRDGTRPTEQGEAKSLEDRMRELQFTDHEFELLQQAREKSDALATVEEDAMQAVNGVFRDEEGNFTVQAAPNQHLAMQLVYNDRYHRAKAEIMRTINEFIDHVDKRTSDEVMASLDRERFYLYLSWPLGGLAVLVSLALFGLIAKYGVVPLRRLRAAVVEFSDGKYHRRPQGDRAAFSEVQDLARSFDSMSDVIVRDIDHRKKVGRELEVAKNSAEAAYRKVKEDLEAAAKIQHALLPSNMPVLKGYKFAFAYQPCEELGGDTLNVFPLDEDRVGVYLLDVSGHGVQAALLASTLSHVMSPMRSDDSVLWQRDVDGGYTLAPPRLVAQRLNVRFPINMETVQYFTIHYGVLNVREGSYRFISAGHPGPRLVSASGDCRTLDAMGPGIGLIEGAKFEEGEAQLERGDRVLFFSDGVLEAANSDGELYQDAQLQRCVKRLRKHGLKDCLRALIVDVVAWSDGEQEDDVSVVAIEVTGDSG
- the tyrS gene encoding tyrosine--tRNA ligase; protein product: MNAAEQLELLTRGTAKVISVDNLKAKLEEGRPLRVKLGVDPTAPDIHLGHTVAFEKLRQFQELGHQVVLIIGDFTATIGDPSGRSATRPPLTREQVLENAKTYTDQAFKILDKESTEVVFNGDWFGKMSYHEVLELNSKVTMQQMLQREDFRTRVEKGQEVRLHEMQYPIMQGWDSVVVRADVEIGGTDQLFNILVGRDLQKEQGMSQQVVMLVPILEGLDGVKKMSKSLNNYVAVNDAPDDMFGKLMSVSDELMSRYYTLLLGEDVPEIHPMDAKKQLAKRIVSRYHSDADGDAALAAFEARFSKKDVDASDWPEFTPPADRKDLIAVVAAAYQNAYDAKRSNSDVRRLIQQGSIQINGEKVTDPKAEPELKAGDVIKLDKKRSVRVG
- a CDS encoding transmembrane 220 family protein: MSEGAKSQSGKLKILHAGAALLFLTVAFVQMNDPDPLYWIVVYLLVAGVAVARFMGRRMDSAVKVVVGMVIAGLLVSGPGVVGYLTSGDFNSIYGQMAMERPYIESVREFLGLFVAGLYLVLAGVRR